From Amphiura filiformis chromosome 20, Afil_fr2py, whole genome shotgun sequence, a single genomic window includes:
- the LOC140142240 gene encoding LOW QUALITY PROTEIN: uncharacterized protein (The sequence of the model RefSeq protein was modified relative to this genomic sequence to represent the inferred CDS: deleted 2 bases in 1 codon): MGKSDAKDLGRNKPHSGSGITTPKVSEPANPPNSERSSHSQNSTPMAKTVGDKDDRGTGAQRANGPTKSAKVQQDKNFVQGLSTRMEKCENLMLTQAQQTKEFQNMMLNQLQEFKTNSQIYWNEYEEDYEYGYDHDEPQSENIIPEPPLHEDMSLSNESVPLPNNNINNSKDGSALAASALPSTSAVIDNTSTATQPSMIKPADKASDLGFAARFAVIDTLGDSIQDSIASGIDYLSGNPPDTAELSNTYDKYKCPSNCTNLVVPLVNSEIWNNVPSHTRSWDLKLQKLQKPLVTGIIALARGLSATDSADLEHQDALALLTSANFELNCLRKESIKPSLNSKYHHVCKPDVKVTRNLFGDNLSQQVKEIAEVQKTAMGVTMRPRGNFRQHPYSRPYTRPQFTQGYRSGLGLQNNFLGRGFRPGFKSRTPYMYNRQARQRGRGRGRGRGYQTPFQSDDEPEATANTVGCSSVTRPPTLEPEVCKLKGSEVVRRCYEDQGLSKETTDIIVASWRKSTEKQYKVYIDKWMVFCDRRKIDPMQADVIQVLNFLTELVQLHMSYSSINTAKAALSTFLFLPGGLTVGSHPLVSRFGKGVFNLNPPMPRYNAVWDVKVVLNYLRTLSPICNLRLRDLSLKLTMLLALLSAQRTQTLHLLRIDQMTLLPTKVIFNVNALLKQSRPGNTGLKIELDAYPIDPRLCIVTYLNHYLKATASLRGSEMQLLISFRKPHERVSKDTIARWIKTVMHKSGINVEVFKAHSTRAASTSAASNRNVPISHILNSDQTSNR; this comes from the exons ATGGGCAAGTCAGACGCCAAAGATTTGGGTAGAAATAAGCCCCATTCTGGTAGCGGCATCACGACGCCAAAAGTGTCTGAACCCGCAAACCCGCCGAATTCGGAAAGGTCGTCACACTCGCAGAATAGTACACCAATGGCTAAGACCGTGGGTGACAAGGATGACCGCGGGACCGGGGCACAAAGAGCTAATGGCCCTACCAAATCTGCCAAAGTGCAGCAAGACAAAAACTTCGTTCAGGGTCTAAGTACCAGGATGGAGAAGTGTGAGAATTTAATGTTGACTCAAGCTCAACAAACCAAAGAGTTCCAAAATATGATGCTGAATCAACTCCAAGAGTTCAAAACGAACTCACAGATCTATTGGAATGAATATGAGGAGGATTATGAATATGGATATGATCATGATGAGCCTCAGAGTGAAAATATAATACCAGAACCCCCTCTACACGAGGACATGAGTTTGAGTAATGAATCAGTGCCACTGCCcaacaataatataaacaatagCAAAGATGGCTCTGCACTCGCAGCATCAGCTTTACCGTCAACATCAGCAGTGATTGATAACACATCCACGGCAACTCAACCTAGCATGATTAAGCCTGCTGATAAAGCTTCAGATTTGGGCTTTGCTGCACGGTTTGCAGTCATTGATACTTTGGGTGACTCTATTCAAGATTCTATTGCTAGTGGCATAGATTATTTGAGTGGCAACCCCCCTGATACTGCAGAGTTAAGCAACACATATGACAAGTACAAGTGTCCAAGCAACTGTACTAACCTTGTAGTTCCTCTTGTCAATTCCGAAATATGGAACAATGTACCGTCACACACTCGGTCCTGGGACCTTAAACTACAAAAACTTCAAAAACCACTTGTGACAGGCATAATTGCCTTAGCTAGGGGGCTTAGTGCCACTGATAGTGCAGACCTAGAACACCAAGATGCTCTAGCTTTGCTAACGAGTGCAAATTTTGAGTTAAACTGTCTCAGGAAAGAGTCGATTAAACCAAGCCTGAACAGTAAATACCACCATGTGTGTAAGCCAGATGTGAAAGTTACCCGAAACTTGTTCGGGGATAATCTCTCCCAGCAAGTAAAAGAAATAGCAGAAGTGCAGAAAACTGCAATGGGTGTTACAATGCGCCCAAGAGGCAATTTTAGACAGCATCCATATAGCCGTCCATACACGAGACCGCAATTCACTCAGGGCTACCGAtcaggcctaggcctacagaACAATTTTTTAGGCAGAGGCTTCAGACCGGGCTTCAAATCTCGCACCCCATACATGTACAATCGTCAAGCACGTCAGCGGGGTCGAGGCCGGGGACGGGGCCGGGGATATCAGACCCCATTTCAG TCTGACGACGAACCAGAAGCTACAGCCAACACAGTCGGCTGCAGCAGCGTCACTAGGCCACCCACTCTAGAACCAGAGGTGTGCAAGCTTAAAGGCTCTGAG GTTGTCAGGAGATGCTATGAAGAtcaaggactttcaaaagaaactACTGACATTATCGTCGCTTCATGGAGAAAGTCCACTGAGAAACAATATAAAGTATACATTGACAAATGGATGGTCTTTTGTGACCGGAGGAAAATTGATCCAATGCAAGCAGATGTCATACAAGTGCTAAATTTCCTCACAGAACTAGTGCAGTTACACATGAGCTACAGTTCCATAAACACTGCCAAGGCGGCATTATCTACATTTTTATTTCTGCCTGGAGGGCTTACAGTTGGGAGCCATCCATTAGTATCTAGATTTGGTAAAGGTGTTTTCAATTTGAACCCGCCCATGCCAAGATATAATGCGGTTTGGGATGTGAAAGTCGTCCTAAACTATTTAAGAACTCTTTCGCCAATTTGTAATTTGAGATTACGAGACCTGTCGCTGAAGTTAACAATGTTATTAGCCCTTCTCTCAGCCCAGAGAACACAAACACTGCATTTATTACGAATTGACCAGATGACACTTCTCCCCACCAAAGTTATCTTCAATGTAAATGCTTTGCTAAAACAGAGTAGGCCTGGAAACACAGGTCTAAAAATAGAACTGGATGCATATCCAATAGATCCTCGATTGTGTATTGTAACATATTTGAACCACTACTTGAAGGCAACTGCGTCACTACGCGGAAGTGAAATGCAGCTGCTCATTAGCTTCCGAAAACCACATGAACGTGTCTCAAAAGACACAATAGCAAGATGGATCAAAACTGTGATGCACAAATCGGGTATAAATGTTGAGGTGTTCAAAGCACACTCTACACGTGCAGCTTCAACTTCTGCAGCAAGTAATCGGAATGTCCCTATCTCACACATTCTGAATAGTGATCAAACTTCGAACAGGTAA
- the LOC140142241 gene encoding uncharacterized protein, with translation MFTKIMKPPFAKLRTLGHTITGYIDDSLLLADSKDNAFEAVKSAVQILESLGFIIHPTKSVFEPRQEIVYLGFCIDSKSMRVELTQHRKQELKQRCQELLHMHKSHIRQVAKVIGKLVAAFPGVDYGPLHYRELEKEKSMALKISKGNFDSKMILSDKARAELVWWIQNIDTAYRCINHGVPIIRLQSDASGLGWGGTDGTTHIGGRWGPEETVKAANNEINYLELLAAFLTMKAFCKNMQHVHVQIQLDNTTAVAYIAHMGGTKSEDCNALAKVVWAWCQERQIWLSVAHLPGIHNVIADRKSRHFDDQTEWMLDKGIFQRLCALLGKPEIDLFASRLNAQVHRYVSWKPDPTAEIADAFAVNWGKMQFYAFPPFCLISKCLQKIVQERATGIMIVPKWPTQVWFPKLMSMLVEEPIILPRTKNLLVQPVSNVCHPLHNKLVLLACRLSGDAMKIKDFQKKLLTLSSLHGESPLRNNIKYTLTNGWSFVTGGKLILCKQMSYKC, from the coding sequence ATGTTTACCAAGATAATGAAGCCTCCATTTGCAAAACTTCGCACTTTAGGGCATACAATTACTGGATATATAGATGATTCATTACTACTGGCAGATTCGAAGGATAATGCATTTGAGGCAGTGAAAAGTGCGGTTCAAATTCTGGAGTCACTGGGCTTTATAATCCACCCAACCAAATCTGTGTTTGAGCCTCGCCAAGAGATAGTATACTTGGGGTTTTGCATTGACTCTAAATCCATGAGAGTAGAATTGACACAACACAGAAAACAAGAACTAAAACAAAGGTGCCAGGAATTGCTGCATATGCACAAATCTCACATTAGGCAGGTTGCCAAAGTTATTGGGAAGTTAGTAGCTGCCTTTCCAGGTGTTGATTATGGACCATTGCACTATAGAGAATTAGAAAAGGAAAAGTCTATGGCACTGAAGATCAGTAAAGGAAATTTTGACTCCAAAATGATATTATCTGATAAAGCAAGGGCTGAATTAGTTTGGTGGATTCAGAATATAGATACAGCATACAGGTGCATCAACCATGGTGTCCCGATTATCAGGCTACAAAGTGATGCCTCAGGCCTTGGCTGGGGTGGCACTGATGGTACTACTCACATCGGTGGTAGATGGGGCCCAGAAGAAACTGTAAAAGCCGCTAACAATGAAATAAATTACTTAGAGCTGTTAGCAGCTTTTTTAACCATGAAAGCTTTTTGCAAGAATATGCAACATGTCCATGTACAAATTCAACTGGACAATACTACTGCAGTCGCATATATCGCTCATATGGGCGGTACCAAATCTGAAGACTGTAATGCACTAGCAAAGGTTGTTTGGGCATGGTGCCAGGAAAGACAAATTTGGCTATCAGTAGCACACTTGCCAGGGATTCATAATGTTATAGCAGACAGGAAATCACGCCATTTTGATGATCAAACAGAGTGGATGCTAGACAAAGGCATTTTTCAAAGGCTATGTGCACTCCTTGGGAAACCAGAAATAGATCTATTTGCATCAAGGCTAAATGCACAGGTACACAGATATGTATCTTGGAAACCAGACCCCACAGCCGAAATAGCTGATGCCTTTGCAGTCAACTGGGGGAAAATGCAGTTTTATGCATTCCCCCCTTTCTGTTTGATTAGTAAATGCCTGCAGAAAATTGTGCAAGAAAGAGCAACTGGTATCATGATTGTCCCCAAGTGGCCTACTCAGGTTTGGTTTCCAAAGCTTATGTCAATGCTAGTTGAAGAACCCATAATATTACCTAGAACCAAAAACCTGCTTGTACAACCTGTATCAAATGTTTGTCATCCTTTACATAACAAATTGGTTCTTCTTGCCTGTAGGTTGTCAGGAGATGCTATGAAGAtcaaggactttcaaaagaaactACTGACATTATCGTCGCTTCATGGAGAAAGTCCACTGAGAAACAATATAAAGTATACATTGACAAATGGATGGTCTTTTGTGACCGGAGGAAAATTGATCCTATGCAAGCAGATGTCATACAAGTGCTAA